DNA sequence from the Raphanus sativus cultivar WK10039 unplaced genomic scaffold, ASM80110v3 Scaffold3971, whole genome shotgun sequence genome:
TTTGTTCAATTGTTATGTAGAGTTTTTGTTCTTTGATTGTGTTTATTTTCCTCTCATTATTTGTCTGATGATGTTGATAATTTTTACATGTTGAACTAACAATTTTTTCATGCCTTGTAGACATGTCTGAGGAGCTACCAAAGAGGATTTTTAATGAGGGCGACGAGCCCCAAGTAACTCAGATCAATAACAACTGCAGGATCGACTACATTATCAAGAAGTTCGAGAAGTGGATACCAAAGGAGTTTGCTGATGTGAAGAAAGATCCGTTTTTCTCTCAGGTTTTCAAGCTTCATGAGAATGGTCTTGGCTACTCCGCGAGAGTGATACACAGCATCTTGTGCAGGGAGTTTCTGACTTACATGATGCACGAGCTGTGGTTTGTTTTCGCGCGAAGGCCACATCGATTTTCACTCCAAGAGTTCCACGCAGTGACCGGGTTTGAGTGCAGGACTAGTCTTTCACTTAAGATTGACTTAGAAGACTATGCATATGACGGTGGTTTCTGGAGCAAGGTCTTGAAGAGGAAAGATGAATCCATTACACTCTTCAACTTGTGGAATAAGGACAAGGTAGTTGTGATGAAGTGGAAGAATGCAGATCGCATTAGACTGATCTACTTGGCCATCATTCTCTGTGTGGTTTTGGCGAGAGATGAGAAGGCCAATATACCCCTCAAATACATCACACTGGTCATGGATCTCGAGAAGTTTCGGAAGTATCCTTGGGGAGTTGCGGCTTACGACCTTCTCTGCAGTTCGATAGCCAAAAACCGTCACAAACTTAAGGAGAAGACAACAAGTTATGTGTTAGATGGATTCTCCTACGCCTTGCAGATTTGGGCTATGGAAGCTGTACCAAAGATTGGGAAGCTTTGTGGAAAGAAACTGGACAAAAGCTTTGCTAATGGTCCTAGATGCATCAACTGGAGGGGAGCTGCAAAGGTTTCATATGATGAGATCAATAGGCTGGAGCAAATCTTTACAGCAGAGgtaattttttgtatttaaaatgaCTCTTCCATGCGGCTTGAAATGAGTTTTTAGGATCTAACTTTCATAACTTTTCTTGTGTAGGATGTCAGCTACCCATACATCTCATGGGAAGGGAATATGGTTGTAATCCAAAGTCAGGAATTTCGCAGAGATGATGATGTCGAGGATGACAGGATCAATGTTGTGATGGAGTTGATACGAGCTAAGCATGACTTCAGTGAGCATATTTGGAATTTGAAGAAACTGAGGTTTCTTTAGATCTTAATGATGACGCACCATCGAATGTTGAAGCAGCTGAGAGTGAGGAAGAGTTCGAGACTCCACAAGGATCAAATAACCTAAGCTCTACATCAAGAAGGGGTAAGAAGAGGGTCCCTGATCGTGGTATGGAAAAAAGGAAGCATAAGGTTCTCTCTAGTGCACCAACGCAAGCGCCTTTTAACGAAGACATGAAAGCTTTCGTGACACAGTTGTTTGAAG
Encoded proteins:
- the LOC130507069 gene encoding uncharacterized protein LOC130507069 codes for the protein MSEELPKRIFNEGDEPQVTQINNNCRIDYIIKKFEKWIPKEFADVKKDPFFSQVFKLHENGLGYSARVIHSILCREFLTYMMHELWFVFARRPHRFSLQEFHAVTGFECRTSLSLKIDLEDYAYDGGFWSKVLKRKDESITLFNLWNKDKVVVMKWKNADRIRLIYLAIILCVVLARDEKANIPLKYITLVMDLEKFRKYPWGVAAYDLLCSSIAKNRHKLKEKTTSYVLDGFSYALQIWAMEAVPKIGKLCGKKLDKSFANGPRCINWRGAAKVSYDEINRLEQIFTAEDVSYPYISWEGNMVVIQSQEFRRDDDVEDDRINVVMELIRAKHDFSEHIWNLKKLRFL